Genomic DNA from uncultured Methanospirillum sp.:
ATACGTTCCCCAGGAACATAAACCGCCATTTCCATACCTTGCAAGAGAGATTGTTCTGATGGGCAGAACTCCGCATATTCATGGGTTTTTTGGAGTTAAGAGAAAAGACAAACAGATAGCCAAAGATGCTATGGATATGGTTGGCATGCTCCCCTTTTCTGATGAACCATATAATCAGTTGTCTGGAGGACAACGCCAGATGATTCTTATGGCACGGGCCCTTGCACAGGATACGCCTCTTTTATTACTCGACGAGCCAACATCGGCACTTGATTTTCAGAATCAGATTCGGATCTGGAATCTGATGGAAGATATCGTGTCAGAAGGTAAGACAATCCTTGCATGCAGTCATGATCCGAACCATATCTCCTGGTTTTGTGATTCTGCAGTGGCGATATCTCAAAATAAGATCATTGCTGAAGGTGAACCCAAAGATGTGATATGTCCTGATATCCTGGATCGAATGTATCGGGATACCTGTTCGGTCCATGTATATGATGGAATTCCTGTTGTAATTCCCTGTTCAGTTACAAAACGGAATGATACTGTGCAAGCAAACCTGGCTAATTTAAAGATATAGCGAAGTTAAAGGGAGTATTTAAACCAGAACGGAGAGGTGCTTATGATGTAGTTTTCGTCTGGGAGAACTTGAGAATCTCGTGATCGACATAATAAGTAATTATTGAGATCCGTCCCTAGAATATGTATTTCTGGCTAAAATAAATTGACAGGTATTATCGGAGAAATTATTATGATGGTAATTAAATTAGCAGATGTTTGTGGATACGATACGCCGGAAGGCAAGATGACTCCATTATTTGTACGAAAGAATCTTTCTGTATTTCGACTTGAATTGCCTAAAAATATTCAAATTGAACCACACTCGCACCCAAATGAGAATATTCTTATGCTGATTTCGGGCTTGATAACATTTACCGATACTACTGAAAATCATTTGAAACCTGGTGATATTGCTATTATTCCTGCTGATTATACTGCACAGATTACCGTTCATGAAGATTCTGTAGTCACAGTTTTATCTGCTCCTTCACATTTTGGCAGCATTAATGATGTGCACGAACTCTTTGGAAAGATGTTTACGCAACATACCTAATGACATGAAAACCCGGGATTGTCTGTCATTCCTGCGTATCCACGCATTGTTTCATTTTTTGCATGAAAAAGTCCTTTTCACCGGTCCTACCTGGGGCCCCCAACGGGGCACCGTTGGGGTTTTACAGGAAGAACATCATCATCTTTAGGAGAATGTAAGGATGAACCAAGTTTTTAAGATTTCACCTTATTCGAGTGCTGGTTCGTATACAGAGAGCATTTTTCTAAAAAGGTAGCAGAAGGTGGGGATCCGAATAACTGTGGCACACCTGACTTTATTCTGATATCCGATAGAGAATGCCTTGATTCCGTCGATCAGGTAAAAATATTCGTCAGAGTGACTATCATACTTTAAACTCTCAACACAGGTATGCATACTGGCATCGTTATGGTACATATCTTCGAAAAACTCAACCAGCCTCTCCTGCATCTGGATGATTCGTAGGCCCATCCCCACAAACTGTGTTTTATCTGGAACAAGGATGAATAACTCGACCCGCTTTCTTGCTGCCTTTAATAATGGCAAATGAGGACGCAAATCCTGGGGATTAGTAACCATGACAATTACCTCTTTATGAGCAGCAGCCACAAGAGTTCGTATCATTATCTCAATTCCACGGTCACTGTAAATCGCCCAATATGGTGAAGAGGTATTTATTTCATAATAACTATCACGCAAACTTTTACGTAACCCATTGATCTCATCACAGTAATCATCCCTTATTGAGGTAAAGATTGGATCAGGATCCAGAGGGAGATAATACGTGGGTGTTCCTTTCACTATTGAGATAAATCCTTTATCTGTGAGTGTTTTCACAACTGAATATATTCGACTGCGTGGAATATCTGATGTATCGGCAATCTCTCGTGCAGAGCTTTGTCCAAGGTTCAATAAAAGAAGATAGGCTTTTGCCTCATATTCAGTAAATCCCACCCTCTTTAAACCGGTAATAATTTGCTCATTCATCGATATATCGATCCAGACCTTCAGGTCGGGTCAGATCTCCTGGGCTGCAATCAATGATGCGTACATTCCGTTC
This window encodes:
- a CDS encoding ABC transporter ATP-binding protein, whose amino-acid sequence is MIEIRNVSFRYTQKPVLNDISFSVTKGQLCGLFGPNGSGKTTLFKCCLKFLPVQEGSITLNRTNIQDKPIEELAKSVAYVPQEHKPPFPYLAREIVLMGRTPHIHGFFGVKRKDKQIAKDAMDMVGMLPFSDEPYNQLSGGQRQMILMARALAQDTPLLLLDEPTSALDFQNQIRIWNLMEDIVSEGKTILACSHDPNHISWFCDSAVAISQNKIIAEGEPKDVICPDILDRMYRDTCSVHVYDGIPVVIPCSVTKRNDTVQANLANLKI